From a region of the Streptomyces sp. B21-083 genome:
- a CDS encoding TetR/AcrR family transcriptional regulator has protein sequence MSAMTTGTSSRADTNRRRILDVALAELLRDPDASMDQIARAAGVVRRTVYGHFPNREALISTLLDGAVEAVAGAHAEGLRGGTEDPAECVARSTLAVWRVADRYRILVGLAQRSVTVQGIRDRFTPVREACIEMLRRGLEEGVFSSPLPAPALAYVHEQMLFALMEAVNDGLLSAEEAGPSAAVTLLTTAGVPVARATALVAELSRAAINQ, from the coding sequence ATGTCAGCCATGACCACGGGAACCTCCAGCCGCGCCGACACGAACCGCCGCCGCATCCTCGACGTCGCCCTCGCCGAGCTGTTGCGGGACCCCGACGCCTCGATGGACCAGATCGCGCGCGCCGCAGGTGTCGTACGACGGACTGTGTACGGGCATTTCCCGAACCGAGAGGCGCTGATCAGCACGCTGCTCGACGGCGCCGTCGAGGCGGTGGCCGGCGCGCACGCGGAGGGACTCAGGGGCGGCACCGAGGATCCGGCGGAGTGCGTGGCCCGGTCCACGCTCGCGGTCTGGCGGGTCGCCGACCGCTACCGCATCCTCGTCGGGCTCGCCCAGCGCAGCGTCACCGTGCAGGGCATCCGTGACCGGTTCACGCCGGTCCGCGAGGCCTGCATAGAGATGCTCCGGCGGGGCCTGGAGGAGGGCGTGTTCAGCTCACCGCTGCCGGCACCGGCACTGGCGTACGTGCACGAGCAGATGCTGTTCGCGCTGATGGAGGCGGTGAACGACGGGCTGCTGTCAGCGGAGGAGGCGGGCCCCTCGGCCGCGGTCACCCTGCTGACCACGGCGGGGGTACCCGTCGCCCGGGCCACCGCGCTGGTGGCCGAGCTGAGCAGAGCGGCGATCAACCAGTAG
- a CDS encoding cytochrome, translating to MEAHPFATAPVDSPALESLPVEPLLTSEFDADPGGVYARLRRTYGPVAPVGLMGVPVWLVLDYREVLEVLRNESVWRRDVRYWRARAQGRLPPDWPLLAGYEVRQTMFMDDEEHLAARHTHHTALRPFQDGHTPQGWELRATVARYADELIAMLAAESGTAGFADLGAQYTRPLLLMVTTKLFGCPVELGDELVMDLWRMLDGGPDAGPATGRALAAMTRLAAHRRARPGDDLTSYMLLADPELSDEQLGRELFMNAVYLNDITGNMVLNTLLEVLRGNATVRRSLSAGQLGETVNRAALVNPPVANMCFRFAARDVALGKFWIRAGDIVSPSAAAAHGDLMAIGASHLVGSAVSTRAHLGWGAGPHQCPSAARELGGMIVSTAVGRIFDHLTKAELTLPVDQLPWRSGPVVRGLRLLPVRYELSGRGSGVGRGSAGGGVGEMLSGETVVSGGDGQVKSLLGALRRLMFGGR from the coding sequence ATGGAAGCCCATCCGTTCGCGACCGCGCCGGTCGACAGCCCGGCGCTGGAGTCGTTGCCCGTGGAACCGCTGCTGACGTCGGAGTTCGACGCCGACCCGGGCGGGGTCTACGCACGACTGCGGCGCACCTACGGACCCGTGGCACCGGTGGGGCTGATGGGCGTACCGGTGTGGCTGGTTCTCGACTACCGCGAGGTGCTGGAGGTACTGCGGAACGAGAGTGTGTGGCGGCGGGACGTGCGGTACTGGCGGGCCCGGGCGCAGGGCCGGCTGCCACCGGACTGGCCGCTGCTCGCGGGCTACGAGGTGCGGCAGACGATGTTCATGGACGACGAGGAGCACCTCGCCGCCCGGCACACGCATCACACGGCGCTGCGGCCGTTCCAGGACGGGCACACCCCGCAGGGCTGGGAGCTGCGGGCGACGGTCGCGCGGTACGCCGACGAGCTGATCGCCATGCTGGCGGCCGAGTCGGGCACGGCGGGGTTCGCCGACCTGGGGGCCCAGTACACGCGGCCGTTGCTGCTGATGGTCACCACGAAGCTTTTCGGGTGCCCGGTGGAGCTCGGGGACGAGCTGGTCATGGACCTGTGGCGGATGCTGGACGGCGGACCCGACGCGGGACCGGCGACGGGACGGGCGCTGGCCGCGATGACCCGGCTGGCGGCGCATCGGCGGGCGCGGCCCGGGGACGACCTGACGTCGTACATGCTGCTGGCCGACCCGGAGCTGTCGGACGAGCAGTTGGGACGTGAGCTGTTCATGAACGCCGTGTACCTGAACGACATCACCGGGAACATGGTGCTCAACACGCTCCTGGAAGTGCTGCGGGGGAACGCGACGGTGCGGCGCAGTCTGTCGGCCGGACAGCTCGGGGAGACCGTGAACCGGGCGGCGCTGGTGAATCCGCCGGTCGCCAACATGTGCTTCCGGTTCGCCGCACGGGATGTGGCGCTGGGGAAATTCTGGATCCGGGCCGGGGACATCGTCTCGCCGTCGGCCGCGGCGGCGCACGGGGACCTGATGGCGATCGGGGCGTCCCACTTGGTCGGGTCGGCCGTGAGCACGCGGGCGCACCTGGGGTGGGGAGCCGGACCGCATCAGTGCCCCAGTGCGGCACGGGAGTTGGGCGGAATGATCGTGAGCACGGCGGTGGGACGCATCTTCGACCATCTGACCAAGGCCGAACTCACTTTGCCGGTCGACCAGTTGCCGTGGCGATCCGGGCCGGTGGTGCGGGGGCTGCGGCTGTTGCCGGTCCGCTACGAGCTGAGTGGGCGTGGGAGCGGAGTGGGGCGGGGGAGCGCTGGAGGTGGTGTCGGCGAGATGCTGTCGGGAGAGACGGTGGTGTCCGGTGGGGACGGGCAGGTGAAGAGCCTGTTGGGGGCATTGCGGAGGCTGATGTTCGGGGGACGGTGA
- a CDS encoding HelD family protein: protein MRAGAELSNRGANTESTHDELRSEQEFVDGLYARVDALRGDTEHSVTDALAQGSTPMQARLERDVLVAERSGLLAALNAVDGSLCFGRIDLTSGVTHHIGRIGLRADDAERTPMLIDWRAEVSRPFYLATGHTTMGLRRRRHISTDGRRVTGLHDEILDLGDETRTGYEDPSGDAVLLAALDSARTGRMNDIVQTIQAEQDEIIRAPHRGVLVVEGGPGTGKTAVALHRAAYLLYEHRELLAKRAVLIVGPNPAFLGYIGEVLPSLGETGVLLATVGELFPGVKATAADSARAAAVKGRTEMADVLAAVVRDRQGLPDPVIAIEHDRDILMLDAGLVNMARERTREAKLPHNVAREHFEGHILNTLTEMVAERIGTDPYDGSNLLDPSDITQIRDDLAENREVWAAIEQLWPRIGPRRLVADFLAAPEGYVSEADADAIRRPVSRTWTTADVPLLDEAAELLGEDERVARARAERERSNQVAYAQGVLDVSYASRTYEFEDLDAEESEVLSAHDIIDAERFAERHEEGDLRSAAERAAADRTWAFGHIIVDEAQELSPMAWRLLMRRSPTRSMTLVGDPAQTAEPGGVGAWADILAPYVQGRWEHARLGVNYRTPAEIMDVAAAVVRAERSDFEPPKSVRSTGVRPWVRAVEDDDLAGAVAKAARELAPVEGRLAVIAPRELHGELAARLDDVEAGAEPDLTRAVVLLDPRQAKGLEFDSVLVVEPGAFGTSDLYVALTRATQRVGVLYRGELPVALAATADAEGV from the coding sequence ATCCGAGCGGGAGCGGAATTGTCAAACAGGGGCGCAAACACGGAATCAACTCACGATGAATTGCGGAGTGAGCAGGAATTCGTCGACGGGCTCTACGCCCGCGTCGACGCCCTGCGCGGCGACACCGAGCACTCCGTCACGGACGCGCTCGCGCAGGGCAGCACGCCGATGCAGGCGCGGCTCGAACGGGATGTGCTCGTCGCCGAGCGGTCGGGACTGCTCGCCGCGCTGAACGCCGTCGACGGGTCGCTCTGCTTCGGGCGGATCGATCTCACCTCCGGTGTCACCCACCACATCGGCCGTATCGGACTGCGCGCCGACGACGCCGAGCGCACCCCGATGCTCATCGACTGGCGGGCCGAGGTCTCCCGGCCCTTCTATCTCGCCACCGGGCACACCACGATGGGGCTGCGCCGGCGTCGGCACATCAGTACGGACGGGCGGCGCGTCACCGGACTGCACGACGAGATCCTCGATCTCGGGGACGAGACGCGGACCGGCTACGAGGACCCCTCCGGCGACGCCGTGCTGCTCGCCGCGCTCGACTCCGCCCGCACCGGGCGGATGAACGACATCGTGCAGACCATCCAGGCGGAGCAGGACGAGATCATCCGTGCCCCGCATCGAGGCGTACTGGTGGTGGAGGGTGGGCCCGGCACCGGCAAGACCGCCGTCGCGCTCCACCGGGCCGCCTATCTCCTCTACGAACACCGCGAACTCCTCGCCAAACGAGCCGTGTTGATCGTCGGCCCCAACCCCGCCTTCCTCGGCTACATCGGCGAGGTGCTGCCCTCGCTCGGTGAGACCGGGGTGCTGCTGGCGACCGTCGGCGAGCTGTTCCCGGGTGTGAAGGCCACCGCCGCCGACTCGGCACGGGCCGCCGCTGTCAAGGGGCGGACCGAGATGGCCGACGTGCTCGCAGCCGTCGTACGGGACCGGCAGGGACTGCCCGACCCCGTCATCGCCATCGAGCACGACCGGGACATCCTCATGCTCGACGCCGGGCTGGTGAACATGGCTCGGGAGCGGACGCGCGAGGCGAAACTGCCGCACAACGTCGCCCGCGAACACTTCGAGGGGCACATCCTCAACACCCTGACCGAGATGGTGGCCGAGCGCATCGGCACCGACCCCTACGACGGCAGCAACCTCCTCGACCCCAGCGACATCACCCAGATCCGCGACGACCTGGCCGAGAACCGTGAAGTCTGGGCCGCCATCGAGCAGTTGTGGCCCCGCATCGGCCCGAGGCGACTGGTCGCGGACTTCCTCGCCGCGCCCGAGGGGTACGTGTCCGAGGCCGACGCCGATGCCATTCGGCGGCCCGTGAGCCGTACCTGGACGACGGCCGACGTACCGCTGCTCGACGAGGCGGCGGAGCTGCTCGGCGAGGACGAGCGGGTCGCCCGGGCGCGCGCCGAGCGCGAGCGCAGTAACCAAGTCGCTTACGCGCAAGGTGTGTTGGACGTGTCGTACGCGTCCCGTACGTATGAGTTCGAGGACCTGGACGCGGAGGAGTCCGAGGTGCTGTCCGCGCACGACATCATCGACGCGGAGCGGTTCGCCGAGCGGCACGAGGAGGGCGACCTGCGCAGCGCCGCCGAGCGGGCGGCGGCCGACCGGACCTGGGCGTTCGGCCACATCATCGTCGACGAGGCGCAGGAGTTGTCGCCGATGGCGTGGCGGCTCCTCATGCGGCGCAGCCCGACCCGGTCGATGACGCTGGTCGGCGATCCGGCGCAGACCGCCGAGCCGGGTGGGGTCGGGGCCTGGGCGGACATCCTCGCGCCGTACGTCCAAGGCCGCTGGGAGCATGCCCGGCTGGGCGTCAACTACCGGACACCGGCCGAGATCATGGACGTGGCGGCGGCCGTGGTGAGGGCGGAGCGGTCGGACTTCGAGCCGCCGAAATCCGTACGGTCGACCGGGGTTCGGCCATGGGTGCGGGCAGTGGAGGATGACGATCTCGCGGGAGCCGTGGCGAAGGCGGCCCGCGAGCTGGCGCCCGTGGAGGGGCGGCTCGCCGTGATCGCGCCGCGCGAGCTGCACGGCGAGTTGGCCGCGCGGCTGGACGACGTGGAGGCGGGGGCGGAGCCCGATCTCACGCGGGCTGTCGTGCTGCTCGATCCCCGGCAGGCCAAGGGGCTGGAATTCGACTCCGTGCTGGTGGTCGAACCGGGGGCCTTCGGCACGAGTGACCTGTACGTGGCACTCACCCGGGCCACGCAGCGCGTCGGTGTGCTGTACCGGGGGGAGTTGCCGGTGGCGTTGGCCGCGACCGCCGACGCCGAGGGGGTCTGA
- a CDS encoding NAD-dependent epimerase/dehydratase family protein, translating into MRDVLVIGGNRYFGKRLIDRLTAAGDRVTVLNRGSAPPPAGVIHLVADRDDEAALNSALGDRTFDVVVDQVCYTPRQAAIARRVFGGGRSRRYVMTSTVEVYEYEDSLVYEDTVVPVREDAVDPLTVPVRLELPWHKPEFRETHYGEGKRQAEAVFAADDVTGDSRDAGDYGDPVADGTKFPYTAVRVAHVLGGDDDFTGRLDHYAQRIRTGTPIAVPTENRPATYIHVEEIADFLFWVVGEEFTGPVNAASHGLLTTEELCAVVAWHIPDGRTVFQNVDVGKVSPFSFARSYGMDNSRATELGFTFGHVQEWLPRAVAETLGSDRGAGPGPGG; encoded by the coding sequence ATGCGCGACGTATTGGTCATCGGCGGCAACCGCTATTTCGGAAAGCGGCTCATCGACCGGCTGACCGCCGCCGGAGACCGGGTGACCGTTCTCAACCGGGGCTCCGCGCCCCCGCCCGCCGGCGTAATTCACCTCGTCGCCGACCGCGACGACGAGGCCGCACTGAATTCCGCTCTCGGCGACCGTACCTTCGACGTCGTCGTCGACCAGGTCTGCTATACGCCCCGCCAGGCGGCGATCGCCCGGCGCGTGTTCGGTGGCGGCCGTTCCCGCCGCTATGTGATGACGTCCACGGTCGAGGTGTACGAGTACGAGGACTCCCTCGTCTACGAGGACACCGTCGTGCCCGTGCGCGAGGACGCCGTCGATCCGCTGACCGTCCCTGTCCGCCTCGAACTCCCCTGGCACAAGCCGGAGTTCCGCGAGACGCACTACGGCGAGGGCAAACGCCAGGCCGAGGCGGTCTTCGCGGCGGACGACGTCACCGGCGATTCCCGCGACGCGGGCGACTACGGCGACCCGGTGGCCGACGGTACGAAGTTCCCGTACACCGCCGTACGCGTGGCCCATGTCCTGGGCGGGGACGACGACTTCACCGGCCGGCTCGACCACTACGCCCAGCGCATCCGTACCGGCACACCGATCGCCGTACCGACCGAGAACCGGCCGGCGACCTACATCCATGTCGAGGAGATCGCCGACTTCCTCTTCTGGGTGGTGGGTGAGGAGTTCACCGGGCCGGTCAACGCCGCGTCCCACGGCCTGCTGACCACCGAGGAGTTGTGCGCGGTCGTGGCCTGGCACATCCCGGACGGCAGGACCGTCTTCCAGAACGTCGACGTCGGCAAGGTCTCCCCGTTCTCCTTCGCGCGCTCGTACGGCATGGACAACTCCCGTGCCACCGAACTCGGGTTCACCTTCGGCCACGTACAGGAGTGGCTGCCCCGAGCCGTCGCCGAGACCTTGGGCTCGGACAGGGGGGCGGGGCCGGGGCCGGGCGGCTGA
- a CDS encoding ASCH domain-containing protein produces the protein MTTTSQPQQPPQPVIRPKPEDLPTAEGLPKAEFAFPGPLRDQLVAAILDGSKTSTTGLVVDYEHEGEALPEVGGRSVVVDSEDRPVGIIEITGVRVVPLAAVDLAHALDEGEGYTDVAAWRAGHERFWHSAEMRAALDDPGFTVTDTTLTVLERFRLVTDLRP, from the coding sequence ATGACGACCACCTCGCAGCCGCAGCAGCCGCCGCAACCCGTGATCCGCCCGAAGCCCGAAGACCTCCCGACGGCCGAGGGTCTTCCCAAGGCCGAGTTCGCGTTTCCCGGTCCGCTGCGCGACCAGCTCGTCGCCGCGATCCTCGACGGCTCGAAGACGTCCACCACCGGGCTCGTGGTCGACTACGAGCACGAGGGTGAGGCTCTGCCGGAGGTCGGCGGCCGTTCGGTGGTCGTCGACTCCGAGGACCGGCCGGTCGGGATCATCGAGATCACCGGAGTACGGGTCGTTCCGCTGGCCGCGGTGGATCTCGCCCACGCCCTCGACGAGGGCGAAGGGTACACCGATGTGGCCGCCTGGCGGGCAGGTCACGAACGGTTCTGGCACAGCGCGGAGATGCGGGCCGCGCTGGATGATCCCGGGTTCACCGTGACCGACACGACCCTGACGGTCCTGGAACGCTTCCGCCTCGTGACCGACCTCCGGCCGTAG
- a CDS encoding alpha-amylase family glycosyl hydrolase, with translation MSLGCNGLALGPVFAAETHGYDTVDHFRIDPRLGTEGDLAELVERAGERGVRVLLDGVFNHVGRSFGPFADVTACGARSPYAAWFVPEGEDYKVFEGHRHLVALEHAAPAVADHVASVMEYWLDRGIAGWRLDAAYAVPRPFWRAVTDRVRRSHPGAWFSGEAIQGDYTAYVTEGGLDTVTQYELWKAVWSSLNDTNPHELAWALKRHNALLDAFAPQTFVGNHDVTRIASRLREPRHLAHALTLLFTLGGVPSVYAGDERAMRAVKEDRPGGDDAIRPAFPADPAGLGEDGLDVQRLHQALIGLRRRHPWLVRAHTRVHTLGNAALSYTAVPAQVERIAARLRAGAKAPIWVANLNGPAQVVVSGTADAVAALVEEAEAAGARAVRIPVGGAFHTPLMAAARPRFAAMVSTVALHPARCPVIADVDARAHRGDPERRRDLMLRHLVMPVRWAGSIRTLAAVARGPLRLAELGPGNTLGGLTRRLLPPGVPVRSVATPDQLAALVSDWWPADMV, from the coding sequence GTGTCCCTCGGCTGCAACGGGCTGGCGCTCGGTCCGGTGTTCGCCGCCGAGACCCACGGTTACGACACCGTGGACCACTTCCGGATCGATCCCCGCCTCGGCACCGAGGGCGATCTGGCCGAGTTGGTCGAACGGGCCGGCGAGCGCGGAGTACGAGTCCTGCTGGACGGCGTGTTCAACCACGTCGGCCGGTCCTTCGGGCCGTTCGCCGATGTCACGGCCTGCGGCGCCCGATCCCCGTACGCCGCCTGGTTCGTCCCGGAGGGGGAGGACTACAAAGTGTTCGAGGGCCACCGTCACCTGGTCGCCCTCGAACACGCCGCACCGGCCGTCGCCGACCACGTCGCCTCCGTCATGGAGTACTGGCTGGACCGGGGGATCGCCGGCTGGCGCCTCGACGCCGCCTACGCCGTGCCGCGCCCCTTCTGGCGCGCCGTCACCGACCGGGTCCGGCGAAGCCATCCCGGCGCCTGGTTCAGCGGCGAGGCCATCCAGGGCGACTACACCGCGTACGTCACCGAGGGCGGCCTCGACACCGTCACCCAGTACGAACTGTGGAAGGCGGTCTGGAGCTCCCTCAACGACACGAACCCGCACGAACTGGCCTGGGCGCTCAAACGCCACAACGCCCTCCTCGACGCCTTCGCTCCCCAGACCTTCGTCGGCAACCACGACGTCACCCGCATCGCCAGTCGGCTGCGCGAACCACGCCACCTCGCGCACGCGCTCACGCTGCTGTTCACCCTCGGCGGCGTGCCGTCCGTGTACGCGGGGGACGAACGGGCGATGCGCGCCGTCAAGGAGGACCGGCCGGGCGGCGATGACGCGATCCGGCCCGCCTTCCCCGCGGATCCGGCCGGGCTGGGGGAGGACGGGCTCGACGTCCAACGGCTGCACCAGGCGCTGATCGGGCTGCGCCGCCGCCACCCCTGGCTGGTGCGCGCCCACACCCGGGTCCACACCCTGGGGAACGCCGCGCTCTCCTACACCGCCGTCCCCGCCCAGGTCGAGCGGATCGCCGCCCGGCTGCGGGCCGGTGCCAAGGCGCCGATCTGGGTCGCCAACCTCAACGGCCCTGCCCAGGTCGTGGTCTCCGGCACCGCCGACGCCGTCGCGGCACTGGTCGAGGAGGCGGAGGCCGCGGGCGCGCGGGCGGTCCGCATCCCGGTCGGCGGGGCCTTCCACACCCCGCTGATGGCGGCGGCGCGCCCCCGCTTCGCCGCCATGGTCTCCACCGTCGCGCTGCACCCCGCGCGCTGCCCGGTGATCGCCGACGTCGACGCCCGCGCGCACCGGGGCGACCCCGAACGCCGGCGAGACCTGATGCTGCGTCACCTGGTCATGCCAGTGCGCTGGGCGGGCTCGATACGCACCCTCGCCGCGGTGGCCAGGGGCCCGCTGCGGCTGGCCGAACTCGGTCCCGGCAACACGCTCGGCGGACTCACCCGCCGCCTGCTGCCCCCGGGGGTGCCGGTCCGCTCCGTCGCCACCCCGGACCAGCTGGCGGCCCTGGTCTCCGACTGGTGGCCGGCGGACATGGTCTGA
- a CDS encoding MerR family transcriptional regulator, with product MRIGELAARAGTTTRTLRYYESRGLLPARRMDNGYRAYDEDDLKLLRQIRTLQDFGFDLEETRPFVDCLRAGHPEGDSCPASLAVYRRKLDELDALIGELQSVRAKVGEQLTRAERARDALAAEATVPGGPEPECEWGGRTR from the coding sequence ATGCGAATCGGCGAGCTGGCGGCGCGGGCCGGGACCACCACACGGACCCTGCGGTACTACGAGTCGCGGGGGCTGCTGCCCGCGCGGCGCATGGACAACGGCTACCGCGCCTACGACGAGGACGACCTGAAGCTGCTCCGGCAGATCCGGACGCTCCAGGACTTCGGGTTCGACCTGGAGGAGACGCGGCCCTTCGTGGACTGTCTGCGGGCGGGCCACCCGGAGGGCGACTCCTGTCCCGCGTCGCTCGCCGTCTACCGCCGCAAGCTGGACGAACTCGACGCGCTGATCGGCGAGTTGCAGTCGGTACGGGCGAAGGTCGGTGAGCAGCTGACGCGGGCCGAGCGGGCCCGCGACGCGTTGGCGGCCGAGGCGACGGTGCCGGGCGGTCCGGAACCGGAATGCGAGTGGGGAGGACGGACGCGATGA
- a CDS encoding MFS transporter, translated as MRLGRLVRTEPVEGMKAPYARRWWALLVLCLSLLIIVMANTALTVAAPDMTQDLGLSSADLQWVIDGYTVPYAALMLLLGAIGDKYSRRGALVLGLVVFGAGSVAGSLVGSATGVIAARAVMGVGAALIMPATLSLLAATFPRAERAKAITLWTATAGLAIAAGPLVAGALLENRGWSSTFLINVPIAALAIIGAFVLVPPSRAGHHDRIDYVGGLLSVVWIGALVYMIIEGPHFGWGVKAITAAVAAGLGLVLFVVWELRHPRPVLDVRRFTQRRFAGSNLAVALFFLAVFGAFYYLTQHLQFVLGYDALDTGLRMLPLAGAVFVGSALTGYFTPRVGMKVTVTAGMVGGTAALALLSQVDSGSSYGTFVTPLVILGLAIGLALSPCTDAIMGAFPEAELGVGGAVNDTSLELGGSLGIAILGSLLSTSYASHLTDATNGSKLPAGALNQAQDSVGAGYQVAQAIGERAQQLAAQASQAASAGKPEQAAELKAQAGQLAQGARQMADAVGSSFSDAVAHTSLIGALILGVGTVLVAVLLPGKGHGSGRTEDTEPAADVTARPVEADEPDDVDDVEGIAESPEFTRTGR; from the coding sequence ATGCGACTTGGACGACTTGTCCGTACGGAACCCGTCGAGGGGATGAAGGCCCCCTACGCCCGGCGCTGGTGGGCGCTCCTCGTGCTCTGCCTGAGCCTGCTGATCATCGTGATGGCGAACACCGCCCTCACCGTCGCCGCCCCCGACATGACCCAGGACCTGGGCCTGTCCAGCGCCGACCTCCAGTGGGTCATCGACGGCTACACCGTTCCGTACGCGGCGCTGATGCTGCTGCTCGGCGCGATCGGCGACAAGTACAGCCGGCGCGGGGCGCTCGTCCTCGGTCTGGTCGTCTTCGGCGCCGGGTCGGTCGCGGGCTCGCTGGTCGGCTCGGCCACCGGGGTCATCGCGGCCCGTGCCGTCATGGGCGTGGGCGCCGCGCTGATCATGCCCGCGACGCTCTCCCTCCTCGCGGCGACCTTCCCGCGCGCCGAGCGCGCCAAGGCGATCACTCTGTGGACCGCCACCGCCGGCCTCGCCATCGCGGCCGGTCCGCTGGTCGCGGGCGCGCTGCTGGAGAACCGCGGCTGGTCCTCGACGTTCCTGATCAACGTGCCGATCGCCGCACTCGCGATCATCGGCGCCTTCGTCCTCGTGCCGCCGTCCAGGGCGGGTCACCACGACCGGATCGACTACGTCGGCGGCCTGCTGTCGGTCGTGTGGATCGGCGCGCTCGTCTACATGATCATCGAGGGGCCGCACTTCGGCTGGGGCGTCAAGGCGATCACGGCGGCCGTCGCGGCAGGCCTGGGCCTGGTCCTCTTCGTCGTGTGGGAACTGCGTCACCCGCGCCCGGTCCTCGACGTACGCCGCTTCACGCAGCGCCGGTTCGCGGGCTCGAACCTCGCGGTCGCCCTGTTCTTCCTGGCGGTCTTCGGCGCGTTCTACTACCTCACCCAGCACCTCCAGTTCGTGCTCGGCTACGACGCCCTGGACACCGGCCTGCGCATGCTGCCGCTGGCGGGCGCGGTCTTCGTCGGCTCCGCCCTCACCGGCTACTTCACCCCGCGCGTCGGCATGAAGGTCACGGTCACGGCGGGCATGGTCGGCGGTACGGCGGCCCTCGCACTGCTCTCACAGGTGGACTCCGGTTCGTCGTACGGGACCTTCGTCACCCCTCTCGTCATCCTCGGCCTCGCGATCGGTCTCGCTCTCTCCCCGTGCACGGACGCGATCATGGGGGCGTTCCCCGAGGCCGAACTGGGCGTCGGCGGCGCGGTGAACGACACCTCGCTGGAGCTGGGCGGCTCGCTCGGCATCGCGATCCTCGGCTCCCTTCTCTCCACGTCGTACGCCTCCCACCTCACCGACGCGACGAACGGGAGCAAGCTGCCGGCGGGCGCCCTGAACCAGGCCCAGGACTCGGTCGGCGCGGGCTACCAGGTGGCCCAGGCGATCGGTGAACGGGCCCAGCAGCTCGCCGCACAGGCGTCGCAGGCGGCGAGCGCGGGGAAGCCGGAACAGGCGGCCGAGCTGAAGGCGCAGGCCGGCCAACTCGCCCAGGGAGCACGCCAGATGGCGGACGCGGTCGGCTCGTCCTTCTCGGACGCGGTGGCCCACACCAGCCTGATCGGCGCGCTGATCCTGGGCGTGGGGACGGTACTGGTCGCTGTCCTGCTGCCGGGCAAGGGGCACGGCAGCGGTCGTACGGAGGACACGGAGCCGGCGGCGGACGTGACCGCGCGGCCGGTCGAGGCCGACGAGCCCGACGACGTCGACGACGTCGAGGGGATCGCCGAGTCGCCCGAGTTCACCCGTACAGGTCGGTGA
- a CDS encoding thioredoxin family protein: MAEVTDADFEAEVIGAELPVLVEFTADWCPPCRQMAPVLSALAAEESDRLKVVQLNVDMNPLTTNAYRVLSMPTFMVFRGGEPVRSMVGARPKRRLLEELSDVL; the protein is encoded by the coding sequence GTGGCCGAGGTGACGGACGCGGACTTCGAGGCGGAGGTGATCGGGGCCGAACTGCCGGTCCTGGTGGAGTTCACGGCTGACTGGTGCCCGCCGTGCCGGCAGATGGCTCCGGTGCTGAGCGCCCTCGCGGCGGAGGAGTCCGACCGGCTGAAGGTGGTGCAGCTGAACGTCGACATGAACCCCCTGACGACGAACGCCTACCGGGTCCTGTCCATGCCGACGTTCATGGTGTTCCGGGGCGGGGAGCCGGTGCGGTCGATGGTGGGGGCACGGCCCAAAAGGCGACTGCTGGAGGAGCTGTCCGACGTCCTCTGA